gtaatataaattatatttatgagtGCATTATCAGTCCTATATGGGCTGTGATGGGTTTTAAGTGGGTTGATAATGAGTTCTATATGGATTGGTAATGGATTTTAAGTGGACTGGTGATATATATGGGTTGATGATGAGTTTTAAGTTCAATaggattgatttaattatactatatattactGAGTACTTTTACATTTCTAACGTTTCACATTATcatgagaaacaaactttttcaaaatttaagtagtaaattattattttttaaattaatgagaaataaattaaagaaaaagtgacGAATTTTATAAGATAGTCAAAACTTGCAATTCATATGTGatcatttaattgttttttttaataaattgatagtatacaattatattataaatttcaatgaacATATACAGTtatattataaacttataatGAACTAAGATgtactattattattgtgattgaaaattcacaattcaattttagaaagaatCATGGCGAAATTAATTGCACAACTAGTCATctcatgatttattttgaaaaatgcgGTATTTAATACTTTACAAGATTGAATAATACAAActcaatcatattatattatattacaaagttgtattaaaaatattatcatcttattattattatatgaaatgttaaattttataaatatgaaatataaaaaaatgggtATCATCAATCCAAGCCGACTCATTTGCAACCCAATTCATTTTCAACTcgttaattcaaattcatttaaaatcaaaCCTATATTGAACCCAACCCAAACCCAACCCGACCAGCTCATTTACCACCTCTaagcatttataattatgacaaccATCAGGGAACCCACTATgatttactcaaaaaaaaaaataatgcatcattatagtaaattaattaaattttacaacCAATgccaaatctaatttaatagaaattattcttttttcttgttgggccaaatctaatttaatatctttttaacaaCTTCATCGATCTTGTTTCTTAATAGGCCCTTTTCTTATACTTTTCTTATAGATTTACAAGTTGCAGCCCATATGGGTAGGCTTTGGACTTATTTTCTAAGTAAAAGGGTACTTCAAGAGTTGACATTTGAATGTCATAGAGAGAAAATGTTGGATCATATTGAaacattattgataaattcttaattcaattttaaattcaattaaactaaattaattatactctatacacttattatataattaattttaatatgacttaataaaatttctaatCATACTCAATCTTTTAAAAATGGCGAAGCGAAGCATCGCCaagattatatttaaatggaaGGATTTAAAATTGAGGTTTTTAAATTCAGAATAACAATTCTGTTGACTTTATTTAACTAATTGCACGTTACAAACGATTTCAAATccttaaatatcaaataactgTATCTAATCAACAaccattattaaaataaaaatacaactactattaaagtaaAGTAATATTTCACACGTTGGTGGCATTCGTACTCATGACTGTACAACCATAGGATCTTCACTTTGTAAATTAAGTTAGATTTTATTGgtgtattttgatttatattttttggattgCAATGAATTTCAAacccttttttatattaagtcATCTTAAATcatttcaacaaatatttctttctaGTTCAAAATCCTTACATCCAAATACAGATAAAATTTGTCGACTTTCAGACGAACCAACTTTACCAGTTTggttttaatatatactaaattttcGATTTTGATTCGATTCAATTCGATTTGATTTGATCAGATGATTATATTGAATTGTTAACatgctatatttattttaaaaaaaagaaaggaaaaaacaaaataaatgggGTGGTTCATATCCTTTTGCTCTCAAAAGTCTAACCCCATTCCTAAAAccccaaataaaaaatcaaattgagGAGGCAGCATTCAACGCAATTTGATTGTTTATGGGCAAATCTATTCCTTCTGCTCACAATCTCCAGCACTTTGCTCGGGTCATTGCTTCCGCCACCACCAGGCCCCGCCGAGCCGCCCAATTGAGACCCGTATCCAAGACCCGACCCATCTCTTCTCCTGACGCTACTGGGTCCAGACCCGACTCGCACCAGCTAAGGCTAAAAGCTCCGGCTCGGCAAATGGAGGACGCGGAGAACTCGGAGCGGCGGAGGATGCCGCTTTCGGAGGTGGTGGCGGACTGTGTGAAGCGGTGGTTCCAGGATACACTGAAAGAAgccaagaatggtgatattgCTATGCAGGTGCTTGTGGGCCAGATGTATTATAGCGGATATGGGGTTGCTAGAGATGCCCAGAAGGTTTGTTTGAttctttgttttcaattttttgtttcatactttctgttttcttcgttttgttatgttttcatatgtatatttgGTGTATTTCTGCTGGTTGATTGATTGAAGTATTGAAATTTCTGCGCAATTTTTGTGTGCCAAGATTGAGAAATAGGACATAGAAAATACCCGGTGAAAAGTATGATTCTTGGTTTAATGGGGTTATGAAATGAGGAGTTGCAAGGAGGATTTTCCTAGTACAAATTTAATCTTcgtttcattttctttgttctatcaacttttaaataaaatttttaatattggaCTTTGATTAACTGTGGTAGGAAGTGAAGATTACAGAACTAGCTTTGCCTTTTACTGTTTTTCTGATAGAATTCTGTGTGATTTGTTAAGTTTATAAATGAAGATAGCGAATGAGTATTGTTTCTATGATTGGAAATGCGGGATTTTGCTTTGACTTTGTGTATGGATTCTGGACCTAGTTTAAGTTCTCATGAGTTTTGGTCTTAGGGAAGAGCATGGATCAACAGGGCCTCGAAGAGTCGGTCTTCAGTATGGAAAGTAGGCGATAAACATCCAGGTGTttgattgttttgttttatatctACTTGAATGTTTGTGGTTCATCTGTTTACtacctcttttttctttcctgaATTGACATTTGTATTTTTCGTCTAGGTTATAATGCTAGTGATTCAGATTCTGATGATGTGAAGAAAGACGCCAAATAGGATAAGATGTGGTTTAACTGGTAACGTAAACCAATGGCAAAGTAAGCttaattctcttctttcttctggTTATTACAGTgcatatattgaattaaattattgaattgagGTCTGCCTCAATCATTTAAAGATACTGCAATCACTACTAGTCTATGTTTATGGATCATTACCTCCTgtctttaatttatatataagcaCTTGGAGTTTTGATTGtcagataatattttatgaattaaaggAAAATGGAATCCATATAGGTTACCTGTAGATACCCTTCCTTGGAACGGATGGTCTTGTGTATATCCCCCGGGAGGAGCATCATCACCTCAAATTTACAACAATTAGGTTTCTGTGCACCCACTGACTCACGCATAACAGATCACAGGAATGAACAGCttttatgaatattcatgGTAAACCATCTCGTGTAAGCTCTATTATTAGGTATGAATAGGTTCTGGtgatagaaaaatattgaagagtTTGTGCTTCTTACAAAAGTCCATTTGTTGAAACACGCTATAACCAACATAATGTACAACTTTTTGGTATTGTTTTCGGAAAAGGAGCTATAAACATTCATTGTGCATGGTGTTGAGGTGCAAAATGgttgttttttcatttagtTGGATTTCATCTGTGCAATCTATCATGGTATCTGGTCATGACTTATTGCATTTCTACAACATGGTCTTCATTTAGCATCAATTTGATCCAGTTGTGGTTATTAGGTGTTTCCTACTTCACGTGTTCCCTTGCGGTGTTGGGCTGATATAAATGCTTGATCTTCTTTTATATCATCATCTCTTGTTGCAATACATACTAATGTGTTAAGAAGCTTGACCCACATTAcaattgtactttttttagCATCAAAGTAACAGTACTCAGAATCCTTCAATTTGATACTAGTAAGGTTGTCTCATGAAGAGATTTTACTTTAGTCTAATTGAGCTGGTTTGAGTTGTCCTTGAAGAGCGATCCAATGAATGGTAGCTCGCTCATTTGCCCTTGTgctaattttctgaaattacaaCCAAGGAAAAGCCAGCAGTCAGTCCTCTTCTAACTTTATCATTATCATttgaaaaacattaaatatggCTTAGCCTTATCTGGTTACCCCACTTCTATTTGTGCTCAAGGAATCTTCTCCTCTACTCACTCCATCGAGGCCCATGTCCTATGTCATACcagaatttattttgtttcattttaactTAGGTTAACCTCTTCTCTTAGCTTTACCCTTACCATTAATTGCATCAAATATCCTGATAAGCTGCATCGAGGAACATATGCTAGATATGCCAGGACTATCACAAATGGTGTTCTCGTGATTCACACTATAACTTGACCAACTGAATTAGAAATACATTTCTTATACCAaagtataattacatgaaGAAGTTTTGacttcatttaaaattactatttccatgtatgtataaatgtGTTTCTATCTGTTTCGGCAGTCATATTCTTctgttttttgttgttaaaaaCTGTAAGCTACTCCAGCTGTGGAACTTAGCTACTTGAGTTAATTGGTTAAATTGTGATGTAAAATATTGATAGAGCACTGAAACAGCAGGAGTCTAACTTTAGGAATTTGGTAAGTTTGCCTAAAGCTGAAGGGAGCAAGTTGGctttttgtgataatttaattggattgcTAACTTTTCGTTTTTCGTCTCTTAACTTTAATGACTTTGATGCACCAAACAAAAGCATAGCTAATTAACTTTTCCAAGAATGTGCAGTTGGATGAAGTTAAAAAGGCATTTTTTACAACATTTCGCATgaatattctaatttatgctATTTCTTGCATGAAACTTAAATTTACAAGCAGAAAACTACTTTTATCTTTGTGATTAGCATTTAGAGAGGCtgtacaattaattaaatctgaaAGATGAATATACGGACCTACAGCTAAAAGTAGCAGCTCATTTTTATCCTTAGCTGCTCAAAACTATCTTCATCTTTTTTAGCTCCCATGTCTAATGCTAGAAACATGGCATTATTTGCTTGCTCGCgtgaaataattttgatctttgaAACCAGCTGTTTACTCTGGAAAATATGGAATCAGCAAGTTCCTTGCAGTAACTGCAGCTTTTCTTTCTGCAGTGTATTTGAGTGCTACCCCAGTGTGTATGTGGCTATCAGGCTTCTGCAACAGGTGATGCAGGCTGCGGGATACAAATTGCACCATTTTCCTTTACAATAAGtcattttctgaattttctctCCCAGGCACTTCACTTCCGAAGTGTTCTTGTTTGTCTTTGTTGATTTATGTTGAAGAGTTGTTTATATACACAGTTCTTTGGGCGTATGTTTCTGAATACCAAAAAGGGGGTGGAAAGAGAAGGGAAATGTTCCTTTTTCCCCTTGGCTTTGCTCATGCTTCTGCAAATTgtaattgtttctttcttgttttttaatagttaATGGCAATGGTTTTCCATGCCTGATATATAAAGGAGTAGAGACCATGAtagtggaaaaaaaattagtttcttACTGCGTTGAATAAAAGGAGAGGAGAGGAACAACCTTAAGATGTAAAGGTGGGATGATTAGTCAAGAAGCTTTCTTCCTCAATTGTCAGGGATTAGGTTGTTCAACAGGAATGAAAGAATTAGTAGATCCGTTCAGATCAACACCGGAGATAGATAAAGTTTACAATCTGTAAGCTTATAGATAAACTTGAGATCAAACACCTGAATCCTTGTCAAtaattccattttctttaGTACCATTACCAAATTGTCATGTTCCTGTCTGCAGACAGCCACTTCAGATTACCATGTCTGTCCAGATTATCTGCCTTCACGTCTGTCCTTTCTCCATTCCCATGGCATCTCAGGGTTTGATGATGACCATAATCCGACCCGCTTTGCTCGGGCCTCTTTCTCCCACTACATTCACATTCAGCCATGTTAGACAAGAGAGCATGATAATCGTCAAGATTAATCACAAGAGTACTGGTACAACGCGTTAACCTTATCCAACTCGGGCCGTTTGTCATAGGCTTTATAATGCCATGCTAGCCCCTTCTTAAGCATTGATTCCTACATGCagatattattgaaaattcagACTGACTTGTTATACAGCATAAGTTGAGGGGATGATCATAGTACCTGTACAAATATGCCGTTGCAATATACATCTCCTACACATCGGCCGTAACGATCTTCATCAAACACCTGAATTTTAAGACACTTGTCCTGAACAATTTTAGTCAACTCTTCCTTGGCTTTCTGCCCGAATGGCATTTTGCTCTCTGGTGCATCAATTCCCCTGTTACATTCCAGTCTAAACGCTGTTATCCCAAAAACATACCATGCATTTTAATGGTACAAGCAGTTTGCTTACAACCTCAATCTTATTCGATATTTTCGTGCAAGAATCTCCTCATTTTGAACTGTTAAGACCCTGCAAGACGAGCCCTTGTCAGCATTACTGCAATCATACCAGGAATTACATCATAAACTCATGAAACCTGTATCCTGCATCAATGATTTGTCTGTGAAGTTCATCTGCCTTATTGTAATTCTTCTGAGCACGAGCTTTGGATCTCTCAACAGCTGCAACTTGAACTTCTCTTGGAACATTTGATGACTCCCTAGGATCCCTAGTGCTTATGTATACATTTATTGTATCTCCGTCTGCTACAGCTTTTGCATCCACctataaatcaagaaaatgtatACACATGAACATGTACTGATTTAGTCCCTAGACATgaaaatgtttttttcttaCCGGTAGAGTATGCAATTCAAATCTCAGTCCTTGCGGTTGTGATGGAGGAGTCCCATTAGTGAGTTCGACCAAAGCATGAGGTAGAGGAAGACCGTAAAAAGCCAATAGCCCCTGtagagaaattaaaacaatcaAGACCACGTATAATTCGACATTTTAGTATTCTCAACAGGTGTGAAGCTTATGCGAATACCTCAACATCTGCCTTCTGATGTCTCTTCAATGTCTGAATCACAAGCCTTGAAGCTTCTTCCGGAGTTTTAGGGGGCGGTTTCGTTTCTCTCCACGCCTCGGAGAGTTTCTTGTACCTTTATTTACATCAAAATTTCATCAATCCAAGTTAAAAACGGAGATGATGGATTACGCAAATGGCAAAACTCTGCTGACCATTACCCTCAGTACTTCACTTTTCCAGACATTTCACTTCAAGAATCACAATAAAACATACAAGACTAACTATAATTTCGATGTAAACTAtgttgtataaaaaaattaccagtTGGCCTGAGCTTTTCTGGACGAGACAACATGCTTGCTGAGTTCTTGAGGAAcctggaaacaaaattgtccAATTATCCTTACACATATGATAAGCTGAAACTAAACAGACACCGGTCCACATAATTGAATTCTGTAATTCCTTGTTTTTTTTGCCctttttcaagaatcaaaGGAATTGAAGTTCAAAATTCAACTGCTTAAAGGTGGGGAATTGAGGTGGCAAGGAGGGGGGGAGGTACCTGGTTGGTGATTTCAAAGTTGTAGAGATCGTGGGCCAGAGCCGAAACACCTACGGTTGCGGCGGTGACGCCGTGGTGGCCGATGGAATCTGACTCCGGCGAGGGCCGGCAGCAGTGGCCGCACAAGAATGTTAGTGCATTTCCCATTTACGGGTCTTGGAATCTTCGGgttatattcttttcttgaGTTTCTAAGAGATCAATGGCTATGAAGCTGACGAACACgaattgaaattgaaagatGGGTGGATCTTTTGATATATGATACCTTTTTGGTCACCAATCTGATTGGAAGTTTACGTGGCGAGTGTTGATTGGTGGAGGCGGTCTGGTAATCATCTTTTACTGCATTGTTAATATGCGATACGAAGAGAGGTAGCCGTAGCAGTTAAAAGTCAACGGCTCTATAGTTGTTTTGTTTGAACCTGAAGAGAAAATCACGTGCAGTGCATGCCTTCTTCCCTAAGTTAGGATACACCCCTTCTTCTTCGTGAATtggtcttttatttttgaatttggatatttatataaacatcctcaattaattatagggtaaaatacactttaccCTCTGAACTATACGTCATGTAACAATTATCTCTTAAACTAACAATAAATGcgcaaaaaaatttcatgaaaaatattttttttaatttagtaacaaaattaagttattaattattaattattttatataaaaatgaataattatatattgatttttttaacatattttctttaaattatgataacatatatttattcattttttcctaaaatatgAGGGTGGGTAGAAatgataattcataaaaagtattagtctataaaaatattctaaataatatataaaatttataacttataatcaAAATGAAGATTTTGGACAGctcatcacaaaaattgaatagaaaTCTAAACGAGGCTAACGAAATGAATTCATTGTTAAACGAACGTTAAAGTCCcggaagtatttataattttcaaataatgataatatatttgtaattatgtcagaTTTCAAAGAAAGTGacagtaatttaaatatacaaattatatattagtatatattttatttattgtgatgaagcataaaaaattatcgaaTAAATAAACTCAAAGTTTTTAATcacttaattttatgtttttggatcattaattaaatttatagttcCTTATTAGTCTATAGCTGGACACCACCTCCAACGGTGAAAATTGGTTCCCAGTCTCTACTTCAATCAAAACACTGGTCCACACCAAATTAAAGCTCAAAACAATAAATCGATTTCTATCACACTTTCGTCTCACATGTTAACATCACGTTTATTTATGTATGATATGCAAtctgattttaaattataataatttaattatatttttaattcaaaaaaacaaGTGACAATCACTTATTGGCGCGACAcgtatatattacataaaaatgtgATAGAAGATTCACACTGCTAGCAAACATTCTATTCAGTTTTGAGACGGAAGcgataattacataattatattaacgtTTAAATAGATTGAGTAATTGAGTAATATATCGGttcaattaatacatcaatataactaaACATTATGTAATAACAAACTACAATGAGCTCACATAAAGG
This region of Sesamum indicum cultivar Zhongzhi No. 13 linkage group LG4, S_indicum_v1.0, whole genome shotgun sequence genomic DNA includes:
- the LOC105160829 gene encoding uncharacterized protein LOC105160829 isoform X1, which produces MGKSIPSAHNLQHFARVIASATTRPRRAAQLRPVSKTRPISSPDATGSRPDSHQLRLKAPARQMEDAENSERRRMPLSEVVADCVKRWFQDTLKEAKNGDIAMQVLVGQMYYSGYGVARDAQKGRAWINRASKSRSSVWKVGDKHPGYNASDSDSDDVKKDAK
- the LOC105160829 gene encoding uncharacterized protein LOC105160829 isoform X2, whose product is MGKSIPSAHNLQHFARVIASATTRPRRAAQLRPVSKTRPISSPDATGSRPDSHQLRLKAPARQMEDAENSERRRMPLSEVVADCVKRWFQDTLKEAKNGDIAMQVLVGQMYYSGYGVARDAQKSMDQQGLEESVFSMESRR
- the LOC105160831 gene encoding staphylococcal-like nuclease CAN2 is translated as MGNALTFLCGHCCRPSPESDSIGHHGVTAATVGVSALAHDLYNFEITNQVPQELSKHVVSSRKAQANWYKKLSEAWRETKPPPKTPEEASRLVIQTLKRHQKADVEGLLAFYGLPLPHALVELTNGTPPSQPQGLRFELHTLPVDAKAVADGDTINVYISTRDPRESSNVPREVQVAAVERSKARAQKNYNKADELHRQIIDAGYRVLTVQNEEILARKYRIRLRGIDAPESKMPFGQKAKEELTKIVQDKCLKIQVFDEDRYGRCVGDVYCNGIFVQESMLKKGLAWHYKAYDKRPELDKWEKEARAKRVGLWSSSNPEMPWEWRKDRREGR